One Synechococcus sp. JA-2-3B'a(2-13) genomic window carries:
- a CDS encoding DUF3318 domain-containing protein has product MNSRPDFKSFEKEETERLRDLLPASFRPLISVVPHFGGEALLISRRKAPWQPQGTIAIDFRRWQGIPQPQRDLLFLREVGWLGNRNWLQPGFYQSLALMGGITTVAELSLQHPFSALLAGGITALSVRQIWQNLNRESAHFDADEFALRRAQFRGYTRQEAAQHLADAIEQVLKLDPTDILTALRLQRLRTIARNLASTPPSGNA; this is encoded by the coding sequence ATGAACAGCCGCCCAGATTTCAAATCCTTTGAAAAAGAAGAAACCGAACGGTTGCGGGATCTGCTCCCCGCTTCTTTCCGACCCTTGATCAGCGTCGTTCCCCACTTCGGGGGTGAAGCCCTGCTCATCTCCCGCCGCAAAGCCCCTTGGCAGCCCCAGGGCACCATCGCCATCGATTTTCGCCGTTGGCAAGGGATCCCTCAGCCACAGCGGGATCTGTTGTTTCTGCGGGAGGTGGGCTGGCTGGGCAACCGCAATTGGTTGCAGCCGGGGTTTTACCAATCGCTGGCCTTGATGGGGGGCATCACCACCGTGGCGGAGCTCTCTTTGCAGCACCCCTTTTCCGCTCTGTTGGCAGGTGGCATTACGGCTCTCTCCGTCCGGCAGATCTGGCAAAACCTGAACCGGGAGAGCGCCCATTTCGATGCCGATGAATTTGCCCTGCGCCGTGCTCAGTTTCGCGGCTACACCCGACAGGAGGCCGCTCAACACCTGGCAGATGCCATAGAACAGGTTCTGAAGCTGGATCCCACCGATATCCTGACGGCGCTACGGCTGCAACGGCTGAGAACCATTGCCCGCAACCTGGCTTCTACCCCCCCCAGCGGAAACGCCTGA
- the surE gene encoding 5'/3'-nucleotidase SurE, producing the protein MKVLLTNDDGIEAAGLANLKLALSALIPEEHCWIVAPHQPISGCSHQVTTGRPFRALARGERTFAVEGSPADCVRVALFKLAPAVDWVLSGINEGGNLGSDVYLSGTVAAVREAAMRGIPGIAISQYRAGGQPIDWEQAQRWTREILAELMEQSLPRGAFWNVNLPHLPAGSPLPERVYCPLCTQPLPLDYAVEAEGNGAESLWFRYQGRYAERARDPQTDTDICFSGRVAITQVQLASGVSAGGGRSQVAGNGSQPLQP; encoded by the coding sequence ATGAAGGTATTGCTGACCAACGATGACGGCATCGAGGCTGCCGGGCTGGCCAACCTCAAGTTGGCCCTCAGCGCCCTCATCCCGGAAGAACACTGTTGGATTGTGGCCCCCCACCAACCGATTTCCGGCTGCAGCCACCAGGTGACGACGGGGCGACCTTTTCGAGCCTTGGCCCGCGGCGAGCGCACCTTTGCCGTCGAGGGATCCCCTGCCGACTGTGTGCGGGTGGCCCTATTCAAGCTGGCCCCAGCGGTGGATTGGGTGCTTTCCGGTATCAACGAGGGGGGAAATCTTGGATCGGATGTGTATCTGTCGGGAACGGTGGCGGCGGTACGGGAAGCAGCGATGCGCGGGATCCCGGGAATTGCCATTTCCCAATACCGAGCAGGGGGCCAACCCATCGACTGGGAGCAAGCCCAGCGGTGGACGCGGGAAATCTTGGCGGAGCTGATGGAACAATCCCTGCCCAGGGGGGCGTTTTGGAATGTGAACCTGCCTCACTTGCCCGCCGGATCCCCTCTGCCGGAGCGGGTTTATTGTCCCCTCTGCACCCAACCCCTGCCGCTCGATTATGCGGTGGAAGCCGAGGGAAATGGGGCAGAGTCGCTGTGGTTTCGCTATCAGGGCCGCTATGCGGAGCGCGCTCGGGATCCCCAAACCGATACCGACATCTGCTTCTCCGGTCGGGTGGCCATCACCCAAGTGCAACTGGCCTCAGGCGTTTCCGCTGGGGGGGGTAGAAGCCAGGTTGCGGGCAATGGTTCTCAGCCGTTGCAGCCGTAG
- a CDS encoding GvpL/GvpF family gas vesicle protein: protein MTFPAQPEPQVLRTADGNEQSINSPLYTYAFFPQPAPELLPFIRQTEGIHRSVQVFSPTGSRIAAAVEPMPDPESLQVSDEVLVRSALRHDQVICRLFAQMPVLPLRFGTCFLSAEKLGSHLLSRQTEYEQALAAIGGRAEYCLKGRVQPQPQPEPQPSLSGTAYLLARKQAYLQQRQAQEQQEQEQQALQQLWPSTWPVQRGDPQPGEALRLYFLLTPAEWEAAAQLTQTWLDQHPHWQLDWSAPLPPYHFVRALRDSLADKCIDPN from the coding sequence ATGACCTTCCCAGCTCAGCCAGAACCCCAAGTGCTCCGTACTGCTGACGGGAATGAGCAGAGTATCAACAGCCCCCTTTACACCTACGCCTTCTTCCCGCAGCCAGCTCCAGAACTTTTGCCCTTCATCCGGCAAACCGAGGGGATCCATCGGTCGGTGCAGGTGTTCTCCCCGACAGGCAGCCGAATTGCCGCTGCTGTGGAGCCGATGCCGGATCCGGAGTCGCTGCAAGTCTCGGATGAGGTGTTGGTGCGCTCTGCCCTGCGCCACGACCAGGTGATCTGCCGACTGTTCGCCCAGATGCCGGTGCTGCCCCTGCGCTTCGGCACCTGCTTCCTCTCAGCAGAAAAGCTGGGATCCCATCTGCTGTCCCGGCAGACGGAGTACGAACAAGCCCTCGCAGCCATTGGGGGGCGGGCCGAGTACTGTCTCAAAGGAAGGGTTCAACCTCAGCCCCAACCGGAGCCACAGCCCTCCCTAAGCGGGACGGCCTATCTGTTGGCCCGCAAGCAAGCCTATCTCCAGCAACGACAGGCCCAAGAGCAGCAAGAGCAGGAGCAGCAAGCCCTACAGCAGCTTTGGCCTTCCACCTGGCCTGTGCAAAGGGGGGATCCCCAGCCAGGAGAAGCCTTGCGGCTTTACTTTTTGCTCACCCCTGCCGAGTGGGAAGCCGCCGCTCAGCTCACCCAAACCTGGCTGGATCAGCACCCCCATTGGCAACTGGATTGGAGCGCCCCTTTGCCCCCCTATCACTTTGTCCGTGCCTTGCGGGATTCTCTGGCGGACAAGTGTATAGATCCCAACTAA
- a CDS encoding DUF3326 domain-containing protein has product MSHPYTSLLLIPTGIGARIGGFAGDALPVARTLAAAAERVITHPNVLNGASLFWPMGNVLYVEGYGLDQFCAGVWNLRPVRQNCVGVVLDAGIPPDLQQRHLQVMQAAQATLGLNIGPWRLTRQPLGVSVSFSPSGASQGSLARPDALLETAQELVRLGAEAIAVVARFPDDLDFSQYEQGRGVDPLAGVEALISHLVVRELRIPCAHAPAFYPETFPKPVHPRAAAEEVGFTFLPSVLVGLSYAPQFVKSGDPAQPGDLTAEQVDSVIAPATAFGGPGLLHLASRYGSAMLSRPRHNAPPLTRTDGVLTRPPLFIAVEENTTVMQVHPRQLGIPHVSVTSYLEAIGVVVAHRAGVAWSSLRLSPSTPEKLGSHTCAVRGRGAEHLSGTESQ; this is encoded by the coding sequence ATGAGCCATCCCTACACCAGCCTCCTGCTCATCCCCACCGGCATTGGTGCCCGCATCGGTGGTTTTGCCGGGGATGCCCTGCCTGTTGCCCGCACCCTGGCAGCAGCCGCAGAGCGGGTCATTACCCATCCCAACGTGTTAAACGGAGCCAGTTTGTTTTGGCCGATGGGGAACGTGTTGTACGTGGAAGGGTACGGCCTGGATCAGTTCTGTGCGGGAGTGTGGAATTTGCGGCCAGTGCGCCAAAACTGTGTTGGGGTGGTGCTGGATGCCGGGATCCCCCCTGATCTGCAACAACGCCACCTGCAGGTGATGCAAGCCGCTCAGGCCACCTTGGGGCTCAACATCGGCCCCTGGCGCTTGACCCGCCAACCCTTGGGCGTTTCCGTCAGCTTCTCCCCCTCCGGGGCCAGCCAGGGATCCCTAGCCCGGCCCGATGCTCTCTTGGAGACTGCCCAGGAGCTGGTTCGCCTGGGGGCAGAGGCCATTGCCGTGGTGGCCCGCTTTCCGGATGACTTGGACTTCAGCCAGTACGAGCAGGGAAGGGGGGTGGATCCCCTGGCCGGCGTCGAAGCCCTGATCAGCCACCTGGTGGTGCGGGAGTTGCGGATCCCTTGTGCCCATGCCCCCGCTTTCTACCCTGAGACTTTCCCCAAGCCGGTTCACCCCCGCGCTGCTGCTGAAGAGGTGGGGTTTACCTTCTTGCCTTCGGTTTTGGTGGGCCTCAGCTACGCTCCCCAGTTCGTCAAGAGCGGGGATCCCGCCCAACCGGGCGACCTGACAGCAGAGCAGGTGGACAGCGTCATTGCCCCGGCCACTGCCTTTGGGGGGCCTGGCTTGCTGCACCTGGCCAGCCGTTATGGCTCCGCAATGCTGTCGCGACCGCGCCACAATGCTCCGCCGCTGACGCGAACGGACGGAGTTCTTACTCGTCCTCCGCTTTTCATTGCCGTCGAGGAAAACACCACCGTGATGCAGGTGCATCCCCGCCAGTTGGGGATCCCTCATGTATCGGTAACCTCCTATCTAGAGGCGATTGGAGTGGTGGTGGCCCATCGAGCAGGAGTGGCCTGGTCGTCGCTACGGCTCTCCCCCTCCACCCCGGAAAAGCTGGGATCCCACACTTGCGCCGTTCGCGGTCGCGGTGCGGAGCACTTGAGCGGGACGGAGTCCCAGTAG
- the hemG gene encoding protoporphyrinogen oxidase → MNSSVEHFSGTQSLQAEVVVVGAGISGLTLALRLQQGLSPKDESTQPLLLAEASSRVGGCISTQSKDSYRWEEGPNSFTPVPALLNLIAEVGLAEHLVLADAKLPRYIYWEKELLPVPLSPSAAIGSRLLSVGGKLRALRGLLGFVAPPPGGEETVRQFFRRQLGSEVVERLVEPFTSGVYAGDPDQLSALAAFPRIAGLEERYGSLFAGAVQALRSRYRYATLPRTRHQDSANSPIQPPPKRGQLGNLRQGLQQLPEAIAQKLGSALRLGWRAVHLKRDETGYRVGFVIHDSGAEHTAPEEIHWVAAQQVVLTLPAYAAATLLQDLNPQASRLLREIPYPPVAVVALAYPEEALPQPLRGFGHLIPRSQGLRTLGTIWASSLFPERAPQGYHCLISFIGGATDAAFARQKGIPPITALSPDERAQIVHAELSQILLTRPVEPIRLGERLWPQAIPQYTLGHRQRIAQLQASLADQTPGVWVCANYLDGVALGDCVRRAEALAQQILSVRR, encoded by the coding sequence ATGAACTCTTCTGTTGAGCACTTTAGCGGGACGCAGTCCTTGCAGGCCGAGGTGGTGGTGGTGGGGGCGGGCATCAGCGGCCTAACGTTGGCCTTGCGATTACAACAGGGCTTATCCCCCAAGGATGAATCCACCCAGCCGCTGCTCCTGGCCGAGGCCAGCTCCCGCGTGGGGGGCTGTATCTCCACCCAATCCAAAGACAGCTATCGCTGGGAAGAGGGCCCCAACAGCTTTACCCCCGTCCCCGCCCTGCTTAACCTCATTGCCGAGGTGGGCTTGGCGGAGCACCTGGTGCTGGCCGATGCCAAGCTGCCCCGCTACATCTACTGGGAAAAAGAGCTGCTGCCGGTGCCCCTGAGCCCTTCTGCAGCCATTGGCTCGCGGCTGTTGAGCGTGGGCGGCAAGTTGCGGGCCTTACGTGGGTTGTTGGGGTTTGTCGCGCCGCCGCCAGGCGGAGAGGAAACGGTGCGGCAATTCTTCCGGCGGCAACTGGGATCCGAGGTGGTGGAACGGCTGGTCGAACCTTTCACCTCAGGGGTGTATGCCGGGGATCCGGATCAGCTCAGCGCCTTGGCAGCCTTCCCCCGCATTGCCGGCTTGGAAGAACGCTACGGCAGCCTCTTTGCCGGTGCTGTGCAGGCTTTGCGCAGCCGTTATCGCTACGCGACGCTCCCGCGAACCCGTCACCAGGACAGCGCCAACTCCCCCATCCAGCCTCCTCCCAAGCGGGGCCAACTGGGTAACCTGCGGCAGGGGTTGCAGCAGCTACCTGAGGCGATTGCCCAGAAACTGGGCAGTGCGCTGCGGCTGGGCTGGCGGGCTGTGCATCTCAAGCGGGATGAGACGGGCTACCGGGTGGGCTTCGTCATACACGACAGCGGCGCGGAGCACACGGCCCCAGAAGAAATCCACTGGGTGGCGGCTCAACAGGTGGTGCTCACCCTCCCTGCCTACGCTGCTGCCACCCTCCTGCAGGATCTCAACCCCCAGGCCAGCCGGCTGCTGAGGGAAATCCCCTACCCGCCTGTGGCGGTGGTGGCTTTGGCCTATCCAGAAGAAGCCCTCCCCCAACCGCTGCGAGGGTTTGGCCATCTGATCCCTCGCTCTCAGGGCCTGCGCACCCTGGGCACCATCTGGGCCTCCTCCCTCTTCCCAGAGCGGGCTCCTCAGGGCTATCACTGCCTGATCAGCTTCATCGGGGGAGCTACCGATGCGGCTTTTGCCCGCCAGAAAGGGATCCCGCCCATTACGGCGCTCTCCCCTGACGAGCGGGCCCAAATTGTGCATGCAGAACTCAGCCAGATCCTGCTCACCCGCCCTGTCGAACCCATCCGCCTGGGAGAGCGCCTGTGGCCCCAGGCTATCCCGCAATATACGCTTGGCCACCGGCAGCGGATTGCCCAATTGCAGGCCAGCCTGGCCGACCAAACCCCAGGGGTGTGGGTGTGTGCCAACTACCTGGATGGCGTGGCCTTGGGAGATTGTGTGCGGCGGGCCGAGGCCCTAGCCCAGCAGATCCTGTCCGTCCGGCGTTAG
- a CDS encoding homoserine dehydrogenase, which translates to MRRYRERVGLLGLGTVGTGVVQILQQPRHPLLQSVEIAAVGVRSLDKPRQVRIPPERLTTNLEQIVSDPEIDVVIELMGGLEPARTLILKALDHGKPVITANKAVIARHGEEIFQAAAQAKVSVLLEAAVGGGIPILQPLQQSLQASHIQAVWGIVNGTTNFILSQMTQAASSFEEALALAQAHGYAEADPSADVEGWDAADKIAILASLAFGVSVKREAIPCEGIRGISPTDIRYAREWGYTFKLLAIAQRANSGGEAAKMALDIRVHPTLLPSTHPLANINGVDNAVLVQGDPLGQVVLSGPGAGRGPTASAVVGDLLTLIAHRQTGADAPNPLWGFSCFPAAASLIPLSELESEFYVRVLAQDQPGVMGAIGTCFGRHRVSLESITQKECHQEQAEIVILTHTVREADCRQALAEIQQLPQVAGIPSLFRVLR; encoded by the coding sequence ATGCGCCGCTACCGCGAACGAGTTGGGCTATTGGGGCTGGGCACGGTTGGCACGGGTGTTGTGCAAATTCTGCAGCAACCCCGGCATCCTCTCTTGCAGTCAGTTGAGATTGCGGCGGTGGGGGTGCGCTCTTTGGATAAGCCGCGGCAAGTGCGGATCCCACCTGAGCGCCTGACCACCAATCTGGAGCAAATCGTGTCGGATCCGGAAATCGACGTGGTCATCGAGCTGATGGGGGGCTTGGAGCCGGCCCGCACCTTGATCTTAAAAGCCCTTGACCACGGCAAACCGGTGATCACAGCCAACAAAGCGGTGATCGCCCGCCACGGGGAGGAGATCTTTCAGGCGGCAGCCCAAGCCAAAGTCTCGGTGCTCTTGGAAGCGGCAGTCGGGGGCGGGATCCCGATTCTGCAGCCCTTGCAACAGTCCCTGCAGGCCAGCCACATCCAGGCGGTCTGGGGCATTGTGAACGGCACCACCAACTTCATCCTCAGCCAGATGACCCAGGCGGCCAGCTCGTTTGAGGAAGCCCTGGCCCTGGCCCAGGCCCACGGCTACGCCGAGGCGGATCCCAGCGCCGATGTGGAAGGGTGGGATGCCGCCGACAAGATCGCCATTTTGGCCAGCCTTGCTTTCGGGGTGTCTGTGAAGCGGGAAGCCATCCCCTGCGAAGGGATCCGCGGCATCAGCCCCACCGACATTCGCTATGCCCGCGAGTGGGGCTACACCTTCAAGCTCTTGGCCATCGCCCAAAGGGCCAACTCTGGCGGGGAGGCAGCGAAGATGGCTTTGGATATCCGGGTTCACCCCACCCTTCTGCCCTCTACCCACCCCTTGGCCAACATCAACGGTGTGGACAATGCCGTCCTGGTGCAGGGGGATCCCTTGGGGCAGGTGGTGCTGTCGGGGCCGGGGGCGGGGCGGGGGCCGACTGCCAGTGCCGTTGTTGGCGATCTGCTGACCCTGATTGCCCACCGGCAAACGGGGGCTGATGCCCCCAATCCGCTGTGGGGATTCTCCTGCTTCCCCGCTGCCGCCTCTTTGATCCCTCTCTCGGAATTGGAGTCGGAGTTTTACGTGCGGGTGTTGGCTCAGGATCAGCCGGGGGTAATGGGGGCGATTGGCACCTGCTTCGGTCGCCACCGGGTTAGCCTGGAGAGCATTACCCAAAAGGAATGTCACCAAGAGCAGGCGGAGATCGTCATCCTCACCCACACCGTCCGCGAGGCCGATTGCCGACAGGCGCTGGCCGAGATCCAACAACTGCCCCAGGTGGCCGGGATCCCCAGCCTATTTCGGGTGCTGCGCTAG